Proteins found in one Hoplias malabaricus isolate fHopMal1 chromosome 17, fHopMal1.hap1, whole genome shotgun sequence genomic segment:
- the cfap96 gene encoding cilia-and flagella-associated protein 96 isoform X4, translating into MPPEGKSDMERVGVFKEMGYISIGDKYTPFIYRPFNESAHKNKQILCGGHKTKSALQAGYFDTQFKRIFEKEALTDLIKIQRQYRINQAKRNLGKAFLPSSGEKKPSGIGSYYGTLGGPIQAMSPVLIARKPYKSPGKNMYTSPPKKGSGYGYPGVTLSKLDLYSSDPYDRAKEMLKHEIIAHKAVLKGGPFRLNLHPKECFDSNPYKIEKPLPASKKTEEKKTHFAVPFKPSSPSKKIGGMKAGTFDLYPSHSADPYIPQKSKLMTVNKNGKIFHPSPGPKSTPVKSIVSLNVNKFVNPINYNQVPSVMAY; encoded by the exons ATGCCACCTGAGGGAAAATCTGACATGGAACGAGTGGGTGTTTTCAAGGAGATGGGCTACATTTCCATAGGGGACAAATACACACCGTTTATTTATC GTCCCTTTAATGAATCTGCACACAAGAACAAGCAGATACTGTGTGGTGGACACAAGACGAAATCTGCACTCCAAGCTGGCTACTTTGACACTCAGTTTAAGAGAATCTTTGAGAAAGAAGCGTTGACAGATCTTATCAAAATCCAGAGACAGTATAGGATTAATCAGGCAAAAAGAAACCTTGGAAAAGCTTTTCTGCCCAGTAGTGGAGAGAAGAAACC CTCTGGAATTGGCAGCTACTATGGAACACTGGGGGGTCCAATCCAGGCTATGAGTCCAGTGCTGATTGCCAGAAAGCCTTATAAATCACCAGGCAAGAACATGTACACCAGCCCACCCAAGAAAGGAAGTGGATATGG ATACCCAGGTGTGACACTTTCAAAACTGGATCTATATTCCTCTGACCCATATGACAGAGCAAAAGAAATGCTAAAG CATGAGATAATTGCTCACAAAGCTGTGCTGAAAGGTGGGCCATTCCGTTTGAACCTCCATCCCAAGGAATGCTTTGACAGCAACCCTTACAAGATTGAAAAACCTCTGCCAGCGTCAAAGAAGACTGAGGAGAAAAAGACACACTTTGCTGTGCCTTTCAAACCAAGCTCTCCCAGTAAAAAG ATTGGAGGTATGAAAGCAGGGACATTCGATCTTTATCCGTCCCATTCTGCAGATCCCTACATCCCTCAAAAGTCCAAGTTAATGACCGTGAATAAGAATGGAAAAATCTTCCATCCATCACCTGGCCCAAAAAGCACTCCAGTCAAGAGCATCGTCTCTCTCAATGTGAACAA GTTTGTGAACCCCATAAACTACAATCAAGTTCCTTCTGTAATGGCATATTAG
- the pdlim3b gene encoding PDZ and LIM domain protein 3b isoform X1, whose protein sequence is MPQNVLLEGPAPWGFRLSGGKDFNQPLTITRVTPGSKASLVNLCPGDVILAIEGVSTDDMTHAEAQNKIKDSTYQLSLKIQRPETKLWSPQVVEEGKAHPFKINLEAEQQEYKPIGTGHNRKAHPFVAAGNLDDKRQVVSSSYNTPIGLYSEGNIQDALHGQIRGLLHDRPEGGKVLTSIEESHVYQMLQEDHDRPHAPRQSGSFKALQDFVESDGTKPLVTRSVKAPVTKPQAASGSLQKLPLCDKCGNGIVGTVVKARDKFRHPACFVCSDCGMNLKQKGYFFVEGQLYCETHARIRMRPPDGHDLVTVYPNA, encoded by the exons atgccACAGAATGTGTTGCTGGAGGGGCCAGCCCCTTGGGGATTTCGACTCTCTGGAGGCAAAGACTTCAACCAACCGTTGACCATCACTAGG GTAACTCCCGGCAGTAAGGCCTCACTGGTCAACTTGTGCCCAGGAGACGTCATCCTGGCCATTGAAGGAGTCTCCACAGATGATATGACTCATGCTGAGGCCCAGAACAAAATCAAAGACTCGACTTACCAACTCAGTCTCAAGATACAGAG GCCTGAAACTAAACTCTGGTCACCACAAGTTGTGGAGGAGGGCAAAGCACACCCATTCAAAATCAATCTGGAAGCAGAGCAACAA GAGTACAAGCCAATAGGCACAGGCCATAACAGAAAAGCGCATCCATTTGTGGCTGCTGGAAACCTGGATGATAAAAGGCAGGTGGTGAGCTCTTCCTACAACACGCCCATAGGCCTGTACTCTGAGGGCAACATCCAGGACGCTCTGCATGGGCAGATTCGAGGCCTGCTGCATGACCGACCTGAGGG TGGAAAAGTCCTGACATCGATTGAGGAATCCCATGTGTACCAAATGCTGCAGGAAGATCATGATAGGCCACATGCACCTAGACAGTCTGGCTCCTTTAAGGCCCTTCAGGACTTTGTTGAGAGTGATG GTACAAAGCCTCTGGTAACCAGGAGTGTCAAAGCTCCAGTAACAAAACCTCAAGCAGCCTCTGGCTCACTACAAAAACTGCCTCTGTGTGACAAATGTGGCAATGGCATTGT GGGCACTGTAGTCAAGGCCCGGGATAAATTCCGCCACCCTGCCTGCTTTGTGTGCTCGGACTGTGGGATGAACCTGAAGCAGAAGGGCTACTTCTTTGTGGAGGGACAGCTGTACTGTGAGACTCATGCTCGGATCCGAATGAGACCTCCTGATGGCCATGACCTGGTCACTGTGTACCCCAATGCTTAA
- the cfap96 gene encoding cilia-and flagella-associated protein 96 isoform X3, with the protein MVQVSKMPPEGKSDMERVGVFKEMGYISIGDKYTPFIYRPFNESAHKNKQILCGGHKTKSALQAGYFDTQFKRIFEKEALTDLIKIQRQYRINQAKRNLGKAFLPSSGEKKPSGIGSYYGTLGGPIQAMSPVLIARKPYKSPGKNMYTSPPKKGSGYGYPGVTLSKLDLYSSDPYDRAKEMLKHEIIAHKAVLKGGPFRLNLHPKECFDSNPYKIEKPLPASKKTEEKKTHFAVPFKPSSPSKKIGGMKAGTFDLYPSHSADPYIPQKSKLMTVNKNGKIFHPSPGPKSTPVKSIVSLNVNKFVNPINYNQVPSVMAY; encoded by the exons ATGGTA CAGGTTTCCAAAATGCCACCTGAGGGAAAATCTGACATGGAACGAGTGGGTGTTTTCAAGGAGATGGGCTACATTTCCATAGGGGACAAATACACACCGTTTATTTATC GTCCCTTTAATGAATCTGCACACAAGAACAAGCAGATACTGTGTGGTGGACACAAGACGAAATCTGCACTCCAAGCTGGCTACTTTGACACTCAGTTTAAGAGAATCTTTGAGAAAGAAGCGTTGACAGATCTTATCAAAATCCAGAGACAGTATAGGATTAATCAGGCAAAAAGAAACCTTGGAAAAGCTTTTCTGCCCAGTAGTGGAGAGAAGAAACC CTCTGGAATTGGCAGCTACTATGGAACACTGGGGGGTCCAATCCAGGCTATGAGTCCAGTGCTGATTGCCAGAAAGCCTTATAAATCACCAGGCAAGAACATGTACACCAGCCCACCCAAGAAAGGAAGTGGATATGG ATACCCAGGTGTGACACTTTCAAAACTGGATCTATATTCCTCTGACCCATATGACAGAGCAAAAGAAATGCTAAAG CATGAGATAATTGCTCACAAAGCTGTGCTGAAAGGTGGGCCATTCCGTTTGAACCTCCATCCCAAGGAATGCTTTGACAGCAACCCTTACAAGATTGAAAAACCTCTGCCAGCGTCAAAGAAGACTGAGGAGAAAAAGACACACTTTGCTGTGCCTTTCAAACCAAGCTCTCCCAGTAAAAAG ATTGGAGGTATGAAAGCAGGGACATTCGATCTTTATCCGTCCCATTCTGCAGATCCCTACATCCCTCAAAAGTCCAAGTTAATGACCGTGAATAAGAATGGAAAAATCTTCCATCCATCACCTGGCCCAAAAAGCACTCCAGTCAAGAGCATCGTCTCTCTCAATGTGAACAA GTTTGTGAACCCCATAAACTACAATCAAGTTCCTTCTGTAATGGCATATTAG
- the pdlim3b gene encoding PDZ and LIM domain protein 3b isoform X2: MPQNVLLEGPAPWGFRLSGGKDFNQPLTITRVTPGSKASLVNLCPGDVILAIEGVSTDDMTHAEAQNKIKDSTYQLSLKIQRPETKLWSPQVVEEGKAHPFKINLEAEQQEYKPIGTGHNRKAHPFVAAGNLDDKRQVVSSSYNTPIGLYSEGNIQDALHGQIRGLLHDRPEGESTSQGVMGNVVQGPSVAVNNRNQNETLALAAQYNSPINLYSDASLSEVLQQAQGSAGSEQTSPSGKVLTSIEESHVYQMLQEDHDRPHAPRQSGSFKALQDFVESDGTKPLVTRSVKAPVTKPQAASGSLQKLPLCDKCGNGIVGTVVKARDKFRHPACFVCSDCGMNLKQKGYFFVEGQLYCETHARIRMRPPDGHDLVTVYPNA; encoded by the exons atgccACAGAATGTGTTGCTGGAGGGGCCAGCCCCTTGGGGATTTCGACTCTCTGGAGGCAAAGACTTCAACCAACCGTTGACCATCACTAGG GTAACTCCCGGCAGTAAGGCCTCACTGGTCAACTTGTGCCCAGGAGACGTCATCCTGGCCATTGAAGGAGTCTCCACAGATGATATGACTCATGCTGAGGCCCAGAACAAAATCAAAGACTCGACTTACCAACTCAGTCTCAAGATACAGAG GCCTGAAACTAAACTCTGGTCACCACAAGTTGTGGAGGAGGGCAAAGCACACCCATTCAAAATCAATCTGGAAGCAGAGCAACAA GAGTACAAGCCAATAGGCACAGGCCATAACAGAAAAGCGCATCCATTTGTGGCTGCTGGAAACCTGGATGATAAAAGGCAGGTGGTGAGCTCTTCCTACAACACGCCCATAGGCCTGTACTCTGAGGGCAACATCCAGGACGCTCTGCATGGGCAGATTCGAGGCCTGCTGCATGACCGACCTGAGGG AGAAAGTACATCTCAGGGTGtgatgggaaatgtagttcagGGGCCTTCAGTGGCAGTTAATAATCGCAATCAGAATGAGACCCTGGCACTTGCTGCTCAGTATAACTCCCCTATTAACTTGTACTCAGATGCCAGTCTGTCAGAAGTGTTACAGCAGGCTCAGGGGTCTGCTGGATCTGAACAGACATCACCAAG TGGAAAAGTCCTGACATCGATTGAGGAATCCCATGTGTACCAAATGCTGCAGGAAGATCATGATAGGCCACATGCACCTAGACAGTCTGGCTCCTTTAAGGCCCTTCAGGACTTTGTTGAGAGTGATG GTACAAAGCCTCTGGTAACCAGGAGTGTCAAAGCTCCAGTAACAAAACCTCAAGCAGCCTCTGGCTCACTACAAAAACTGCCTCTGTGTGACAAATGTGGCAATGGCATTGT GGGCACTGTAGTCAAGGCCCGGGATAAATTCCGCCACCCTGCCTGCTTTGTGTGCTCGGACTGTGGGATGAACCTGAAGCAGAAGGGCTACTTCTTTGTGGAGGGACAGCTGTACTGTGAGACTCATGCTCGGATCCGAATGAGACCTCCTGATGGCCATGACCTGGTCACTGTGTACCCCAATGCTTAA
- the cfap96 gene encoding cilia-and flagella-associated protein 96 isoform X1 produces the protein MDIYIDLCCSFSVPLWVAPLLHAASRLKTDQARRRKVYRLIHRKLMHHKVGCSRLHKPTYVYPAELRQIIRTAFPRDICDYQDPSHDNQVSKMPPEGKSDMERVGVFKEMGYISIGDKYTPFIYRPFNESAHKNKQILCGGHKTKSALQAGYFDTQFKRIFEKEALTDLIKIQRQYRINQAKRNLGKAFLPSSGEKKPSGIGSYYGTLGGPIQAMSPVLIARKPYKSPGKNMYTSPPKKGSGYGYPGVTLSKLDLYSSDPYDRAKEMLKHEIIAHKAVLKGGPFRLNLHPKECFDSNPYKIEKPLPASKKTEEKKTHFAVPFKPSSPSKKIGGMKAGTFDLYPSHSADPYIPQKSKLMTVNKNGKIFHPSPGPKSTPVKSIVSLNVNKFVNPINYNQVPSVMAY, from the exons ATGGACATTTACATTGACCTTTGTTGCTCTTTCAG TGTGCCGCTCTGGGTGGCGCCATTACTTCACGCTGCGTCCAGACTGAAGACTGACCAGGCCAGACGGAGAAAGGTTTACCGCCTCATCCACCGCAAATTA atgCATCACAAAGTTGGCTGTAGCAGGCTTCATAAACCCACCTACGTTTACCCTGCTGAACTCAGGCAGATTATCCGCACTGCATTTCCAAGGGACATCTGTGATTATCAAGACCCATCCCATGACAAT CAGGTTTCCAAAATGCCACCTGAGGGAAAATCTGACATGGAACGAGTGGGTGTTTTCAAGGAGATGGGCTACATTTCCATAGGGGACAAATACACACCGTTTATTTATC GTCCCTTTAATGAATCTGCACACAAGAACAAGCAGATACTGTGTGGTGGACACAAGACGAAATCTGCACTCCAAGCTGGCTACTTTGACACTCAGTTTAAGAGAATCTTTGAGAAAGAAGCGTTGACAGATCTTATCAAAATCCAGAGACAGTATAGGATTAATCAGGCAAAAAGAAACCTTGGAAAAGCTTTTCTGCCCAGTAGTGGAGAGAAGAAACC CTCTGGAATTGGCAGCTACTATGGAACACTGGGGGGTCCAATCCAGGCTATGAGTCCAGTGCTGATTGCCAGAAAGCCTTATAAATCACCAGGCAAGAACATGTACACCAGCCCACCCAAGAAAGGAAGTGGATATGG ATACCCAGGTGTGACACTTTCAAAACTGGATCTATATTCCTCTGACCCATATGACAGAGCAAAAGAAATGCTAAAG CATGAGATAATTGCTCACAAAGCTGTGCTGAAAGGTGGGCCATTCCGTTTGAACCTCCATCCCAAGGAATGCTTTGACAGCAACCCTTACAAGATTGAAAAACCTCTGCCAGCGTCAAAGAAGACTGAGGAGAAAAAGACACACTTTGCTGTGCCTTTCAAACCAAGCTCTCCCAGTAAAAAG ATTGGAGGTATGAAAGCAGGGACATTCGATCTTTATCCGTCCCATTCTGCAGATCCCTACATCCCTCAAAAGTCCAAGTTAATGACCGTGAATAAGAATGGAAAAATCTTCCATCCATCACCTGGCCCAAAAAGCACTCCAGTCAAGAGCATCGTCTCTCTCAATGTGAACAA GTTTGTGAACCCCATAAACTACAATCAAGTTCCTTCTGTAATGGCATATTAG
- the cfap96 gene encoding cilia-and flagella-associated protein 96 isoform X2, with translation MDIYIDLCCSFSVPLWVAPLLHAASRLKTDQARRRKVYRLIHRKLMHHKVGCSRLHKPTYVYPAELRQIIRTAFPRDICDYQDPSHDNVSKMPPEGKSDMERVGVFKEMGYISIGDKYTPFIYRPFNESAHKNKQILCGGHKTKSALQAGYFDTQFKRIFEKEALTDLIKIQRQYRINQAKRNLGKAFLPSSGEKKPSGIGSYYGTLGGPIQAMSPVLIARKPYKSPGKNMYTSPPKKGSGYGYPGVTLSKLDLYSSDPYDRAKEMLKHEIIAHKAVLKGGPFRLNLHPKECFDSNPYKIEKPLPASKKTEEKKTHFAVPFKPSSPSKKIGGMKAGTFDLYPSHSADPYIPQKSKLMTVNKNGKIFHPSPGPKSTPVKSIVSLNVNKFVNPINYNQVPSVMAY, from the exons ATGGACATTTACATTGACCTTTGTTGCTCTTTCAG TGTGCCGCTCTGGGTGGCGCCATTACTTCACGCTGCGTCCAGACTGAAGACTGACCAGGCCAGACGGAGAAAGGTTTACCGCCTCATCCACCGCAAATTA atgCATCACAAAGTTGGCTGTAGCAGGCTTCATAAACCCACCTACGTTTACCCTGCTGAACTCAGGCAGATTATCCGCACTGCATTTCCAAGGGACATCTGTGATTATCAAGACCCATCCCATGACAAT GTTTCCAAAATGCCACCTGAGGGAAAATCTGACATGGAACGAGTGGGTGTTTTCAAGGAGATGGGCTACATTTCCATAGGGGACAAATACACACCGTTTATTTATC GTCCCTTTAATGAATCTGCACACAAGAACAAGCAGATACTGTGTGGTGGACACAAGACGAAATCTGCACTCCAAGCTGGCTACTTTGACACTCAGTTTAAGAGAATCTTTGAGAAAGAAGCGTTGACAGATCTTATCAAAATCCAGAGACAGTATAGGATTAATCAGGCAAAAAGAAACCTTGGAAAAGCTTTTCTGCCCAGTAGTGGAGAGAAGAAACC CTCTGGAATTGGCAGCTACTATGGAACACTGGGGGGTCCAATCCAGGCTATGAGTCCAGTGCTGATTGCCAGAAAGCCTTATAAATCACCAGGCAAGAACATGTACACCAGCCCACCCAAGAAAGGAAGTGGATATGG ATACCCAGGTGTGACACTTTCAAAACTGGATCTATATTCCTCTGACCCATATGACAGAGCAAAAGAAATGCTAAAG CATGAGATAATTGCTCACAAAGCTGTGCTGAAAGGTGGGCCATTCCGTTTGAACCTCCATCCCAAGGAATGCTTTGACAGCAACCCTTACAAGATTGAAAAACCTCTGCCAGCGTCAAAGAAGACTGAGGAGAAAAAGACACACTTTGCTGTGCCTTTCAAACCAAGCTCTCCCAGTAAAAAG ATTGGAGGTATGAAAGCAGGGACATTCGATCTTTATCCGTCCCATTCTGCAGATCCCTACATCCCTCAAAAGTCCAAGTTAATGACCGTGAATAAGAATGGAAAAATCTTCCATCCATCACCTGGCCCAAAAAGCACTCCAGTCAAGAGCATCGTCTCTCTCAATGTGAACAA GTTTGTGAACCCCATAAACTACAATCAAGTTCCTTCTGTAATGGCATATTAG